CGTACAATGCCTGCGCCCTGCGGCTGATCAGGGAAAAATCCCAATCAGCATGCAAGCCGCCCAGCATCACGCTGGCCAACAGCAATGCGCCACACAGCCAGCGCGAAATCCGGGGGATCAGGAAACGTACCGCCAATGCGAGGCATCCAAGGTAGGTAAGGTGAAAGTCGGTTGATGGTGTAGGTTAGCTCAGTAAAAAACAATGGCACGGTGCGATCATTGATGACGCGCTAAACTGAGAGAAAGGCTTTCCGCTGGGTGTTTGACAACCCCGCAGTCAGTCACTAGGGTCTGTTGGATCCAAAAAATAATTCAGCCTATCAGGGTGCGTAGTAGTGCCACAAAAGCCCAGTCCCCTCAGCAGTATCAAGGTCAACGGGCCGATTCCCGCTCATTTGGCACGCTCGGTGATCGAGGAAACCTTGCGCTCAGCCATTCTCGACGGACGCATTCCCTGCGGTACTGCCGTGCGCCAGCAAGACCTGGCTGACTTGTTCGGCGTCAGCCGCATGCCCGTGCGCGAGGCCTTGCGCCAGCTCGAAGCCCAGGCATTGCTCAACGTGGTTGCCCATAAAGGCGCGGTGGTCGCGCCACTGGTGCAGGGCGATGCCGTGGAAACCTACGCCTTGCGGATCCTGCTTGAATCCGAAGCGCTGCGGCTGTCTGTCCCTTTGCTTGAGCAGTCGGATATCGATCGGGCGGCCCGCTACATCGACGAACTGGAAACGGAGCAAGACTACACCCAGATTGGCCGGCTTAATCGCCTCTTCCATATGTCGCTCTACAACAAGGCGCGCAAC
The Pseudomonas sp. MYb327 DNA segment above includes these coding regions:
- a CDS encoding GntR family transcriptional regulator, which codes for MPQKPSPLSSIKVNGPIPAHLARSVIEETLRSAILDGRIPCGTAVRQQDLADLFGVSRMPVREALRQLEAQALLNVVAHKGAVVAPLVQGDAVETYALRILLESEALRLSVPLLEQSDIDRAARYIDELETEQDYTQIGRLNRLFHMSLYNKARNHRLLKLIEDGLNEEERFLRFNLEAMGLGKLSQEDHRALLRAAEERDVEGSVKLLEHHLNRGVEVITRYLASPEAQSRKTFR